From one Plasmodium malariae genome assembly, chromosome: 12 genomic stretch:
- the ACBP1 gene encoding apicoplast calcium binding protein 1, putative, with product MKLLKFSWVRYDAIISRFFMFFSFLLFILICEGFLKKREYLFNVEISSKNLCHFVHNNFAKLEKIFLCNSFIYKRFPHNDWKSLRENKVVIISHGKKNDREGYTRSRIIERQPRVDNIDDARSDLKNHNKRYDKHHGRRNERHDNDTVMGEYMLDLTVDTNNPALDENVLKKSRMIFKKLDSNNNNLIDFNEFKNNVRIVAKIKDINMNILYHLFQQFDANKDKKLDYTEFLSLNSYDFNFIKLIQILFGHKNTVDKNIIYDYLEIFFSEFLESILLNDGLNIPYYIKMRHTNAANNNANNTANNTANNTANNTANNLANKLANNFFKNSKGIWDINEDENLQMDEFQNFQLYLLLEIDHLSNFLQLDINLDGLIDISELLFYISNDGKLYHTLCAYLEGSIAPQSGSGRNSSSNDRAGDDTGRTKEDVFKYMREPLNIQNSLILNLEFILHAFDTNNDMLLDYEEYKNQIDTSSVLDSTPEIVYSN from the coding sequence ATGAAATTGCTAAAGTTTTCCTGGGTAAGATATGATGCCATCATTTCAagattttttatgtttttttcctttctcctttttattttaatatgtgaaggttttttaaaaaaaagagaatatttatttaatgtagAAATATCAAGTAAAAATCTATgtcattttgttcataataattttgctaaattggaaaaaatctttttatgtaattcctttatatataaaagatttCCGCACAATGATTGGAAGAGTTTGAGGGAAAACAAGGTAGTCATAATATCCCATGGAAAGAAAAACGACAGGGAAGGATATACCCGTAGCAGAATTATCGAAAGGCAGCCAAGGGTGGACAACATAGATGATGCAAGAAGTGATCTCAAAAATCATAACAAACGTTATGACAAACATCATGGTAGGCGTAATGAAAGACATGATAACGATACAGTTATGGGAGAGTACATGCTTGACCTCACTGTAGATACAAATAATCCCGCACTAGACGAAAATGTTCTAAAAAAATCGAGAATGATTTTCAAAAAACTAGATAGCAATAACAACAATTTAATAGATTTCaatgaatttaaaaacaatGTAAGAATAGTagcaaaaattaaagatattaACATGAATATCTTATATCATCTCTTTCAGCAGTTTGATgcaaataaagataaaaaattggATTATACAGAATTTCTATCATTAAATTCTtatgattttaattttattaaattaattcaaaTACTATTTGGTCATAAAAATACagtagataaaaatataatttatgattatctagaaatttttttttccgaaTTTTTAGAAAGTATACTACTGAATGATGGGCTTAATATTCCTTATTATATTAAGATGAGACATACTAATGCTGCAAATAATAATGCAAATAATACTGCAAATAATACTGCAAATAATACTGCAAATAATACTGCAAATAACCTTGCAAACAAGCttgcaaataatttttttaaaaatagtaaaggCATTTGGGATATAAATGAAGATGAAAATTTGCAAATGGACgaatttcaaaattttcaattataCTTACTACTAGAAATAGATCActtatctaattttttacaattagaTATAAACCTCGATGGACTTATTGATATATCCGAATTGTTGTTCTACATTAGCAATGACGGCAAACTTTACCATACGTTGTGCGCTTACCTCGAGGGAAGTATTGCACCACAGAGTGGAAGCGGAAGGAACAGTAGCAGTAACGACCGCGCTGGTGATGATACTGGAAGGACAAAAGAAGACGTTTTCAAATACATGAGGGAGCCACTGAACATTCAAAACTCCTTAATCCTTAACCTGGAATTCATTCTGCATGCATTCGATACAAATAACGATATGCTCCTTGACTACGAGGAATACAAAAATCAAATAGACACCTCCTCCGTTTTAGATTCTACTCCAGAAATAGTATAttcaaattaa
- the PmUG01_12034900 gene encoding conserved Plasmodium protein, unknown function, with protein sequence MGYLINDEKKNVIIKSSEEIKNIDNRINDIFLGEYNNKERNNFFNAVNNDLISNSREYAIRSNGYSNGMVDVKYNSDSDNNDDVEDAEDAEVAEDAEDAEDAEVAEDAEDAEVAEDAEDAEDAEVAEDAEVAEDAEEGGDDNNSDDSIRTRGIHMPVDEGTHMGTDRNDGTYNTEGYVKSNAHGKHDKMYKEEQRVNNSFNPYGTINNPLPYELATNGMSVQFGDTRGNIALNTNDINACHPKLDVFNFVFDNNSSALSNNEISNNGKSINDNSDNNNTEKKILSLGENVLLGNRNSNSNINSNSNINSNSNNNSNSNSNSNSNSNSNSNSNSNSNSNSNSNSNSNSNSNSNSNSNSNSNSNSNSNTPLVLQSGFSSNTHFSHISEERSSNNNSKGNNHVGSNNRGDTPYNTNVYKKNMLEEQNEWLDYNPIFENKQTENILLTEDNRTKKSTNNAENPLELHDSNSNSNSNTNRNIERNDSRNDSRNDNRNVDMKHNTFYHNSSCPGNGVPGQNRNTLFLFPTSGEKGENETNENFVPSNSSRIAVTTSTTGTEDRVYMRDKVFNENGQNNCHNRSNENNEEAHNIILKKIKKKMDENDYLLEAINEFLREGMKNECIPLFERLQQNLFFLVMLANIPNESFDEMDSSSSDY encoded by the coding sequence ATGGGATACTTAATTAacgatgaaaaaaaaaatgtcataataaaaagtagtgaagaaataaaaaatattgataatagaataaatgatatatttttggGTGAATACAATAACAAAGAgaggaataatttttttaatgcagTTAACAATGATTTAATTTCGAACAGTAGAGAATATGCTATTCGTTCGAATGGCTACAGTAATGGTATGGTCGATGTAAAGTACAACAGTGACAGTGATAATAATGACGATGTGGAAGATGCAGAAGATGCAGAAGTTGCAGAAGATGCTGAAGATGCAGAAGATGCAGAAGTTGCAGAAGATGCTGAAGATGCAGAAGTTGCAGAAGATGCTGAAGATGCAGAAGATGCAGAAGTTGCAGAAGATGCAGAAGTTGCAGAAGATGCTGAAGAAGGTGGAGATGATAACAACAGCGATGATAGTATCCGTACAAGGGGCATACACATGCCGGTAGATGAAGGTACGCATATGGGAACAGACAGAAATGATGGAACATACAACACGGAAGGATATGTAAAGAGTAACGCACATGGTAAACAtgataaaatgtataaagaAGAACAACGAGTGAACAATTCTTTTAATCCATATGGTACTATAAACAATCCCTTGCCATACGAACTTGCTACAAATGGTATGAGTGTGCAGTTCGGTGATACCAGAGGGAACATTGCTTTAAACACAAATGATATTAACGCGTGCCATCCGAAACTTGACGTGTTCAATTTTGTATTTGATAATAATAGCAGTGCCTTGAGCAACAATGAAATCAGTAACAATGGAAAGAGTATCAATGATAACAGCGATAATAACAacactgaaaaaaaaattttatcattaggtgaaaatgttttattgGGTAAtcgtaatagtaatagtaatatcaatagtaatagtaatatcaATAGTAATAGCAACAACAATAGCAACAGCAATAGCAACAGCAATAGCAACAGCAATAGCAACAGCAATAGCAACAGCAATAGCAACAGCAATAGCAACAGCAATAGCAACAGCAATAGCAACAGCAATAGCAACAGCAATAGCAACAGCAATAGCAACAGCAATAGCAATAGCAATACTCCGCTTGTTTTGCAAAGCGGGTTTAGCAGTAATACACATTTTTCACACATAAGTGAAGAGAGAtcaagtaataataacagtaaggGTAACAACCACGTAGGTAGTAACAACCGCGGTGATACTCCTTATAACACGAatgtgtataaaaaaaatatgctagAAGAACAAAATGAATGGCTGGACTACAACCCAATATTTGAAAACAAACAAACGGAAAATATACTTTTGACAGAGGACAATAGAACAAAGAAAAGTACAAATAATGCCGAAAATCCCCTGGAATTACACgacagtaacagtaacagtaacagtaacacCAATAGGAACATTGAAAGGAACGATAGCAGGAACGATAGCAGGAACGATAACAGGAACGTAGATATGAAACATAATACCTTTTACCATAATTCTTCGTGTCCTGGTAATGGAGTACCCGGTCAGAATAGGAACACCTTATTTTTGTTTCCAACAAGCGGGGAAAAGGGGGAAAACGAAACGAATGAGAATTTTGTACCATCGAATAGCAGTAGAATCGCCGTTACTACATCAACAACAGGGACGGAGGACAGAGTATATATGAGGGATAAggtttttaatgaaaatggTCAAAATAATTGTCATAACAGAAGTAATGAGAATAATGAAGAAgcacataatattattttaaaaaaaataaaaaaaaaaatggatgaaAATGACTATTTGTTAGAAGCTATTAATGAATTCTTACGTGAGggaatgaaaaatgaatgtaTTCCCCTATTTGAAAGATTACAAcaaaaccttttttttttagtaatgcTTGCAAATATTCCGAATGAAAGTTTTGATGAAATGGACAGCAGCTCGTCTGACTATTAA